A region of Ictidomys tridecemlineatus isolate mIctTri1 chromosome 4, mIctTri1.hap1, whole genome shotgun sequence DNA encodes the following proteins:
- the LOC144376715 gene encoding olfactory receptor 1J1-like, which translates to MNQSSVSEFLLLGLPIQPEQQGMYYALFLGMYLTTVLGNLLIILLIRLDSRLHTPMYFFLSHLAFSDVSLSSVTVPKMLRNMQTQHLSIPYEGCISQMYFFLLFVCVDNFLLAVMAYDRYVAICHPLHYAIIMRKEPCVLLAAGSWFFSCVRALLHTLLLSHLSFCADNTIPHYFCELTELLKLTCSDDSLNELVILAEGGVLTLLPLSAILGSYVCIGATVLRVPSTKKICKVLSTCGSHLFLVFLYYGTLAIIYFFPSSNNSQVKDVIASVMYTVVTPMLNPFVYSLRNKDMKLALRMIYRKVVTVTK; encoded by the coding sequence ATGAACCAAAGCAGTGTGTCCGAGTTCCTCCTCCTGGGGCTTCCCATCCAGCCAGAGCAGCAAGGCATGTACTACGCCCTGTTCCTGGGCATGTATCTGACCACGgtgctggggaacctgctcatcatcctgctCATCAGGCTGGACTCTCGCctgcacacccccatgtacttcttcctcagccaCTTGGCCTTTTCTGATGTCTCTTTATCATCTGTCACTGTCCCTAAGATGCTCAGGAACATGCAGACTCAGCACTTATCCATCCCCTATGAGGGATGCATTTCTCAGatgtattttttcttactttttgtgtgtgttgacAATTTTCTCCTTGCAGTGATGGCCTATGACAGGTATGTGGCCATTTGCCACCCCCTCCACTACGCCATCATCATGAGGAAGGAGCCGTGTGTCTTACTGGCGGCTGGGTCCTGGTTCTTCTCTTGTGTACGTGCCCTCTTGCATACCCTCCTCCTGAGCCACCTGTCCTTCTGTGCTGACAACACCATCCCCCACTACTTCTGTGAACTCACTGAACTCCTGAAGCTGACCTGCTCAGATGACTCCCTCAATGAGCTAGTTATCCTCGCTGAGGGGGGAGTGTTAACTCTCCTGCCTTTGAGTGCTATTTTGGGCTCTTATGTCTGCATTGGGGCCACTGTCCTAAGGGTCCCCTCCACTAAGAAGATCTGCAAAGTTCTGTCCACCTGTGGCTCTCACCTCTTCTTGGTGTTTTTGTACTATGGGACCCttgcaattatttatttctttccttcctcaaaCAATTCCCAAGTGAAGGATGTCATTGCTTCAGTTATGTATACAGTGGTGACACCAATGTTGAATCCCTTTGTCTACAGCCTGAGGAATAAAGACATGAAATTGGCTCTGAGGATGATTTACAGAAAAGTGGTTACAGTTACCAAGTGA
- the LOC101978080 gene encoding olfactory receptor 1J21, with product MRRDNQSSVSEFLLLGLPIQPEQQGMYYALFLGMYLTTVLGNLLIILLIRLDSRLHTPMYFFLSHLALTDISFSSVTAPKMLMNMLTHTQSISYAGCISQEFCFVLFADLDNFLLTSMAYDRYVAICHPLHYPRIMSQNLCFLLLIVSWVLSFANALLQTLLLARLSFLKDSTLHHFFCDLSALVKLSSSDTTINQLVILSVGSLVIAVPFICILVSYGHIGATILRRPSIKGICKALSTCGSHLSVVSLYYGAIIGLYLFPSSNSTKDKDVIVSVLYTLVIPMLNPFIYSLRNRDMKGALRKVYNKQLAHFTFSYRHLNFYAFIIFFKKLDSL from the exons ATGAGGAGGGATAATCAGAGCAGTGTGTCCGAGttcctcctcctggggctccccaTCCAGCCAGAGCAGCAAGGCATGTACTACGCCCTGTTCCTGGGCATGTACCTGACCACGgtgctggggaacctgctcatcatcctgctCATCAGGCTGGACTCTCGCctgcacacccccatgtacttcttcctcagccaCTTGGCCCTCACTGACATCTCTTTCTCCTCAGTCACGGCTCCAAAGATGCTCATGAACATGCTGACGCACACTCAGTCCATCTCCTATGCTGGGTGCATTTCCcaggaattttgttttgttttgtttgcagatCTTGACAACTTCCTTCTGACCTCAATGGCCTATGACAGGTATGttgccatctgtcaccccctgCATTATCCCAGAATCATGAGtcagaacctctgctttctgttattaATTGTGTCTTGGGTCTTATCCTTTGCCAATGCTCTTTTGCAAACTCTACTTCTAGCCCGTCTTTCTTTCCTTAAAGACAGCACTCTCCACCACTTCTTCTGTGACCTCTCTGCCTTAGTGAAGCTGTCCAGCTCAGACACCACCATCAACCAGCTGGTCATCCTCTCTGTAGGATCATTGGTTATTGCTGTGCCATTTATCTGCATTCTGGTCTCTTATGGACACATTGGGGCCACCATCCTGAGAAGACCGTCCATCAAGGGCATCTGCAAAGCCTTGTCCACATGTGGCTCCCACCTCTCTGTGGTTTCTCTGTACTATGGAGCCATTATTGGACTCTACCTTTTCCCTTCATCCAATAGCACTAAAGACAAAGATGTCATTGTGTCTGTGTTGTACACTCTGGTCATACCCATGTTGAATCCCTTCATCTACAGTCTGAGGAATCGGGATATGAAAGGAGCTCT TCGGAAAGTTTACAACAAACAACTTGCACATTTTACCTTTTCCTatagacatttaaatttttatgcattcattattttttttaaaaaattggatagTCTGTAA
- the LOC101977527 gene encoding olfactory receptor 1J21, which produces MRRDNQSSISEFLLLGLPIQPEQQGMYYALFLGMYLTTVLGNLLIILLIRLDSRLHTPMYFFLSHLALTDISFSSVTAPKMLMNMLTHTQSISYAGCISQAYFFLSFVDLDSFLLTSMAYDRYVAICHPLHYTRMMRQSLCFLLVVVSWILSFAIALLHTLLLARLSFLRGNTVHHFFCDLSALLKLSSSDTTINQLVILTVGVVVITLPLLCILVSYGHIGASVLRRPSIKGICKALSTCGSHLSVVSLYYGAIIALYFVPSSNNSNDKDVIVSVLYTLVTPMLNPFIYSLRNRDMKGALRNILRRATFSA; this is translated from the coding sequence ATGAGGAGGGATAATCAGAGCAGCATATCTGAGttcctcctcctggggctccccaTCCAGCCAGAGCAGCAAGGCATGTACTACGCCCTGTTCCTGGGCATGTACCTGACCACGgtgctggggaacctgctcatcatcctgctCATCAGGCTGGACTCTCGCctgcacacccccatgtacttcttcctcagccaCCTGGCCCTCACCGACATCTCTTTCTCCTCAGTCACGGCTCCAAAGATGCTCATGAACATGCTGACGCACACTCAATCCATCTCCTATGCTGGGTGCATTTCTCAGGcatattttttcctatcttttgtGGATCTTGACAGCTTCCTTCTGACCTCAATGGCCTATGACAggtatgtggccatctgccacccTCTTCACTACACCAGAATGATGAGACAGAGCCTCTGTTTCCTGCTAGTGGTTGTGTCCTGGATCTTGTCCTTTGCCATCGCTCTTTTGCACACCCTCCTCCTAGCCCGTCTCTCTTTCCTTAGAGGCAACACTGTTCACCACTTCTTCTGTGACCTCTCTGCCCTACTCAAACTGTCCAGCTCTGACACCACCATCAACCAGCTGGTCATCCTCACTGTAGGAGTGGTGGTTATTACCCTGCCACTCCTGTGCATTCTGGTCTCTTATGGCCACATTGGGGCCAGTGTCCTGAGAAGACCCTCCATCAAGGGCATCTGCAAAGCCTTGTCCACATGTGGCTCCCACCTCTCTGTGGTTTCTCTGTACTATGGAGCCATTATTGCACTCTACTTTGTCCCCTCATCCAATAACTCTAACGACAAGGATGTCATTGTGTCTGTGCTGTACACTctggtcacccccatgctgaatcCCTTCATCTACAGTCTGAGGAATCGGGATATGAAAGGAGCTCTGAGAAACATCCTCAGGAGAGCAACATTTTCAGCATAG